From the Chryseobacterium fluminis genome, the window ATTAGGTGTTGCCAGTGATGAAGATCTTGAATTAGCAGTGCAGAGAGGCGTAAACTATCCAAAAGGTTTACTGGCGTGGGGAAAAGAAATAGGTTATTCAAAAATATCCGAAACCCTGCAAAATCTGCACATAGAGTATCAGGAGGAAAGATACAGACAAAGCCCGTTATTACGCAAATTGAATTAGACAATTTGAAAATTTGAAAATTTGCTAATTTGGAAATTCATTCAAACAGGTTTCCATTTTCAAATTCTCAAATTTATTTCATTTTCAAATTAATATTATGGATATCGATGAATTCAGGGCTGAGTTAGAAACTAGGCTTCTAATTGAAAAACAATACTTAACTCAGGAAGCTTCTTCTGCTAATGATGAGGAAAGACTTGAACTTTTAGGAAAGTTTAATGAAAAATATAAAGAACTGATCAGAAGGTTAGCTAATGAGAGTGGAATTGATTTAAACCTTTCCTATCCCTCTGGAAATTCATCAGATTCTGAAAATCTATCATACGGTCAAATCATTCTGGGTAAAACAATGAATATTTACGACAGATTATCGGATGAATTGTATAAAGAAATAATAAACATATAGGTATAGAAATGAATCCAAGACAAATAGCAGATTATATGTTCAATCAGGATGAGTTTTCCCAGTGGATGAATATCAGACTGATCGACGTCAAAGAAAATTACTGCTTAATAGAAATGCCAATCAAAAAGGAGATGCTGAACGGACTTAAGACCGTTCACGGGGGCGTTACCTTTGCTTTTGCGGATTCGGCATTGGCATTTTCTTCGAACAACACCGGAGATGCGGCCGTTGCACTGAATTGTATTATTAATTTTACCAAGGCCGGAAAAGAAGGTGATCTATTCAGAGCAGAGAGTATTTTGGTAAATGATACGAGAAAAACGGCTGTTTACGATATCAAAATTACCAATCAGGATGAAGAATTGGTGGCAAAATTTGTCGGAACAGTGTATAAGATCGGAAAAAAAGTAACGGAATTATAAATTTGAGAATTTGAAAATAAGGTAATTTGAAAATTACTTTTAATGCTTTATTTCATCTTCAAATTCTCAAATTAACACATTTTCAAATCAAAATTATGAACAACGTATATATCATAGATTACATAAGGACTCCTATTTCAAAATTAAGCGGAGGTCTTTCAGAAGTTAGGGCCGATGATTTGGCGGCGGTCGTTTTAAAAGAAATCGTAGCCAGAAACCCTGAAGTTCCTGTTGAAGAAATTGAAGACGTTATTTTCGGATGTGCCAATCAGGCAGGAGAAGATAACAGAAACGTTGCCAGAATGGGACTTTTATTGGCAGGACTTCCATACAGAATAGGAGGGGAAACCGTAAACCGATTATGTGCTTCGGGAATGTCGGCGGTAGCTAATGCTTTCCGTTCCATTGCTGCAGGTGAAGGTGAAATTTACATTGCAGGTGGAGTAGAGCACATGACGCGTTCGCCTTATGTAATGTCAAAGCCGAGTGCCGCTTTCGGCAGAGACAGTCAGATGTTTGATACCACTTTCGGATGGAGATTTGTCAATCCGAAAATGAAAGCAATGTATGGAGTAGATGCAATGGGTGATACTGCTGAAAATTTAGCAGAAATGCATAACATCAGCCGTGAGGATCAGGATAAATTTGCCCTTTGGTCACAGCAAAAAGCGACTAAAGCTCAGCAAAGCGGAAGACTGGCAGAAGAAATTGTAAAAGTTGAAATTCCCCAGAAGAAAGGAGAACTAAAAATCTTCGATACAGACGAATTCATCAAACCCACTTCCTCAATAGAAGGATTGGGTAAACTTCGTCCTGCTTTCAAAAAAGAGGGCGGAACAGTAACAGCCGGAAATGCTTCCGGAATGAACGACGGAGCGGCAGCTTTAATTCTGGCAAGTGAAGAAGCGGTAAAAAAATATGGTTTAAAACCAAAAGCTAAAATCTTAGGATCATCCGTTGCCGGTGTTGAACCAAGAATCATGGGAATCGGACCTGTTGAAGCGACTCAGAAATTATTAAAAAGGCTGAATCTCTCTTTAGATGATATGGATATCATTGAATTGAATGAAGCATTTGCTGCTCAGGCTTTGGCAGTAACCAGAACATTAGGATTAAAAGATGATGATTCAAGGATCAATCCAAACGGAGGAGCGATCGCCATCGGTCACCCACTTGGTGTTTCCGGAGCAAGAATTGTGGGTTCTGCAGCAATGGAACTCCAGAAGCAAGATAAAAAATATGCATTGTGTACCCTTTGTATCGGTGTCGGACAAGGGTATGCCATGGTGATTGAAAAAGTATAAATCAATTTGAAAATGTGGTAATTTGAAAATTTGAAAATGTTTTCACGGCGTTTTAATTTTCAAATTTGCCCATTCTCAAATTTTCAAATTAAAATTATGAATATCTACTCATATCACGGAATTCGCCCCATTATCAAACCTTCTGCTTACGTTCATCCGCAAGCAGTAATCATCGGGAACGTTGAAATTGGTGAAGAAGTTTATATCGGCCCGAATGCAGTAATTCGTGGTGACTGGGGAAAGATTATCATCAAAAACGGTGCAAATGTCCAGGAAAATTGTACCCTTCATGTTTTTCCGGGTATTGAAACCATTTTGGAAGAATCTGCACACATCGGTCATGGAGCGATTATTCACTCCGGACACATTGGTAGGAATTGTCTGGTGGGGATGAATGCTGTTGTGATGGACAAAGCCGTTATTGGTGACGAATGCATCATCGGAGCCTTGGCTTTTGTGCCTGCCAATTTTAAATG encodes:
- a CDS encoding PaaI family thioesterase; translation: MNPRQIADYMFNQDEFSQWMNIRLIDVKENYCLIEMPIKKEMLNGLKTVHGGVTFAFADSALAFSSNNTGDAAVALNCIINFTKAGKEGDLFRAESILVNDTRKTAVYDIKITNQDEELVAKFVGTVYKIGKKVTEL
- the pcaF gene encoding 3-oxoadipyl-CoA thiolase is translated as MNNVYIIDYIRTPISKLSGGLSEVRADDLAAVVLKEIVARNPEVPVEEIEDVIFGCANQAGEDNRNVARMGLLLAGLPYRIGGETVNRLCASGMSAVANAFRSIAAGEGEIYIAGGVEHMTRSPYVMSKPSAAFGRDSQMFDTTFGWRFVNPKMKAMYGVDAMGDTAENLAEMHNISREDQDKFALWSQQKATKAQQSGRLAEEIVKVEIPQKKGELKIFDTDEFIKPTSSIEGLGKLRPAFKKEGGTVTAGNASGMNDGAAALILASEEAVKKYGLKPKAKILGSSVAGVEPRIMGIGPVEATQKLLKRLNLSLDDMDIIELNEAFAAQALAVTRTLGLKDDDSRINPNGGAIAIGHPLGVSGARIVGSAAMELQKQDKKYALCTLCIGVGQGYAMVIEKV
- a CDS encoding acyltransferase; the encoded protein is MNIYSYHGIRPIIKPSAYVHPQAVIIGNVEIGEEVYIGPNAVIRGDWGKIIIKNGANVQENCTLHVFPGIETILEESAHIGHGAIIHSGHIGRNCLVGMNAVVMDKAVIGDECIIGALAFVPANFKCEPRKLIVGSPAKIIRDVSDEMSKWKTEGTILYQELAREGKDAILPCEPFTEYVQQIPTKVVDYSIWDDVK